Proteins encoded in a region of the Leifsonia sp. PS1209 genome:
- a CDS encoding TIGR01777 family oxidoreductase → MRVLIAGASGMIGTEVTAQLAAQGHEVLRLVRGAPSAANEYNWAPAARIIDFTLMDRVDAVVNLSGASISRLPWTPAWKRTILASRLEATHTLTDAMRMAASPPAVFVSGSAVGFYGDRPGQKLTETAIKGTGFLSDVVEAWESAAHLAPEKTRVVTVRTGVVVGRGGAMKPLLPAGQLGLLGPIAGGGQHWPWVSLHDEAAAIVHLLDSTLRGPVNVAGPTPATADTVLRALAATLRRPYGLPLPAKAITLALGDAGRELLLASQKVVPQKLLDDGFVFSEPTVRDAMERLVAKR, encoded by the coding sequence ATGAGGGTGCTCATCGCGGGCGCCTCCGGCATGATCGGCACCGAGGTCACCGCACAGCTGGCTGCGCAGGGGCACGAGGTGCTGAGACTGGTCCGCGGTGCGCCGTCGGCCGCGAACGAATACAACTGGGCGCCCGCCGCCCGCATCATCGACTTCACGCTGATGGACAGAGTGGATGCGGTGGTCAACCTGTCCGGCGCATCCATCAGCCGTCTGCCGTGGACGCCCGCGTGGAAGCGGACCATCCTCGCCTCGCGCCTGGAGGCCACGCACACCCTGACGGACGCGATGCGGATGGCCGCCTCTCCCCCCGCGGTGTTCGTGAGCGGGTCGGCCGTCGGGTTCTACGGCGACCGGCCCGGCCAGAAGCTGACGGAGACGGCGATCAAGGGCACCGGCTTCCTCTCCGACGTGGTCGAGGCGTGGGAGTCCGCCGCGCACCTCGCGCCGGAGAAGACGCGCGTGGTCACGGTGCGGACCGGCGTGGTCGTCGGGCGCGGGGGCGCGATGAAGCCGCTGCTCCCCGCCGGACAACTCGGGCTGCTCGGGCCGATCGCGGGCGGCGGCCAGCACTGGCCCTGGGTGAGCCTGCACGACGAGGCAGCAGCCATCGTGCACCTGCTCGACTCGACGCTGCGCGGACCGGTCAATGTGGCAGGACCGACACCGGCGACGGCCGACACGGTGCTGCGCGCGCTCGCGGCGACGCTGCGGCGGCCGTATGGACTGCCTCTGCCCGCCAAGGCGATCACGCTCGCGCTCGGCGACGCCGGACGCGAGCTGCTGCTGGCCAGCCAGAAGGTGGTGCCGCAGAAGCTGCTCGACGACGGGTTCGTGTTCTCCGAGCCGACGGTGCGGGATGCGATGGAGCGGCTGGTCGCGAAGCGGTAG